In a single window of the Metopolophium dirhodum isolate CAU chromosome 2, ASM1992520v1, whole genome shotgun sequence genome:
- the LOC132939050 gene encoding protein tramtrack, beta isoform-like isoform X2 yields MAADHFCLKWNNYPLNMVTELDSLRTSEDLVDVTLSCDGQLFKAHKVVLSMCSTYFRNVFKDNPCRHPVVILKDINQDDVQALLNFVYQGTVYISEKKLESFLRTAELLQIRGLAGAASTINTDLESTRMSLERNAMPPLQQLSTNNNQDEKHDTSTSTEKSDSPKSPSEKVSAKRKKCLPVKLKKQFDDGTEFMDETTGSETDILSRLKVDDIDDGNVDTDCYIDEDGSKDEFCDDPYAQGPDVDEYEDVDLVKDDFVSHSSTIFDKSLIASRMLNDPKDRLGRRPCPLCQKVISNKSNLLKHMRIRHSDEYNPAGCSVCGKVFKNKYSLRAHINIYHKEHSTTTNSPNQGAYQVYNNNAIGQQQQHQQHQQSASVQPVNNSTGPYLTSSSPVTCFNQSSNATTTGGYIIQQPPTSPFLNKISLDLPSPYQLTNQATSGPPLSPL; encoded by the exons ATGGCTGCCGATCACTTCTGTTTGAAATGGAACAACTATCCTTTGAACATGGTCACCGAGTTGGACAGCCTTCGTACTAGTGAAGACCTGGTGGATGTAACTTTATCATGTGATGGACAGTTGTTCAAAGCTCATAAAGTTGTGTTGTCTATGTGCAGTACCTACTTTCGTAATGTGTTCAAG GATAATCCTTGTAGGCATCCAGTTGTAATCTTGAAAGATATAAACCAAGACGATGTTCAGGCATTGCTCAATTTTGTGTATCAAGGCACTGTTTACATATCAGAGAAAAAATTAGAATCGTTTCTACGGACTGCAGAATTACTACAGATAAGAGGTCTAGCTGGGGCAGCATCTACCATAAATACAGAtcta GAGTCAACCCGAATGAGTTTAGAGAGAAATGCTATGCCTCCACTACAGCAACTTTCTACCAATAACAATCAAGATGAAAAACATGATACATCAACTTCAACAGAAAAATCTGACTCTCCCAAATCTCCCAGTGAAAAAGTTTCTGCAAAACGAAAGAAGTGTCTTCCGgttaaattgaaaaaacaatttgatGATGGCACAGAGTTTATG gaTGAAACAACTGGTAGTGAAACTGACATATTGAGTCGATTAAAAGTCGATGATATTGATGATGGAAATGTAGATACTGACTGTTATATTGATGAAGATGGATCAAAAGATGAATTTTGTGATGATCCATATGCACAAGGACCTGATGTTGACGAATATGAAGATGTAGATTTAGTTAAAGATGATTTTGTTTCACATTCTTCTACAATTTTTGACAAGTCGTTAATTGCTTCTCGTATGTTAAATGATCCTAAAG accgTCTAGGCCGCCGACCATGTCCGTTGTGCCAAAAAGTGATCTCCAACAAGTCTAACTTATTAAAACATATGCGAATTAGACATAGTGACGAATACAATCCAGCTGGTTGCAGTGTGTGTGGTAAAGTGTTTAAGAACAAATACAGTTTACGTGCGCACATTAACATCTACCATAAGGAGCACTCGACTACTACCAATTCACCTAATCAAGGTGCATATCAAGTGTACAACAATAACGCTATTGGTCAACAGCAACAACACCAACAACATCAACAATCGGCTTCAGTACAGCCTGTCAACAATTCTACTGGTCCTTATCTGACTAGTTCATCCCCGGTTACTTGTTTTAACCAGTCTTCAAATGCCACTACAACCGGTGGCTACATTATACAGCAGCCTCCCACATCACCGTTCCTAAATAAAATCTCATTGGATCTCCCATCGCCATATCAGTTAACAAATCAGGCTACATCTGGGCCACCTTTATCACCACTTTAA
- the LOC132939050 gene encoding protein tramtrack, beta isoform-like isoform X1 — MAADHFCLKWNNYPLNMVTELDSLRTSEDLVDVTLSCDGQLFKAHKVVLSMCSTYFRNVFKDNPCRHPVVILKDINQDDVQALLNFVYQGTVYISEKKLESFLRTAELLQIRGLAGAASTINTDLESTRMSLERNAMPPLQQLSTNNNQDEKHDTSTSTEKSDSPKSPSEKVSAKRKKCLPVKLKKQFDDGTEFMDETTGSETDILSRLKVDDIDDGNVDTDCYIDEDGSKDEFCDDPYAQGPDVDEYEDVDLVKDDFVSHSSTIFDKSLIASRMLNDPKDIHTSTASGIDFAISSAQTNQCPSEQSLTTADRLGRRPCPLCQKVISNKSNLLKHMRIRHSDEYNPAGCSVCGKVFKNKYSLRAHINIYHKEHSTTTNSPNQGAYQVYNNNAIGQQQQHQQHQQSASVQPVNNSTGPYLTSSSPVTCFNQSSNATTTGGYIIQQPPTSPFLNKISLDLPSPYQLTNQATSGPPLSPL; from the exons ATGGCTGCCGATCACTTCTGTTTGAAATGGAACAACTATCCTTTGAACATGGTCACCGAGTTGGACAGCCTTCGTACTAGTGAAGACCTGGTGGATGTAACTTTATCATGTGATGGACAGTTGTTCAAAGCTCATAAAGTTGTGTTGTCTATGTGCAGTACCTACTTTCGTAATGTGTTCAAG GATAATCCTTGTAGGCATCCAGTTGTAATCTTGAAAGATATAAACCAAGACGATGTTCAGGCATTGCTCAATTTTGTGTATCAAGGCACTGTTTACATATCAGAGAAAAAATTAGAATCGTTTCTACGGACTGCAGAATTACTACAGATAAGAGGTCTAGCTGGGGCAGCATCTACCATAAATACAGAtcta GAGTCAACCCGAATGAGTTTAGAGAGAAATGCTATGCCTCCACTACAGCAACTTTCTACCAATAACAATCAAGATGAAAAACATGATACATCAACTTCAACAGAAAAATCTGACTCTCCCAAATCTCCCAGTGAAAAAGTTTCTGCAAAACGAAAGAAGTGTCTTCCGgttaaattgaaaaaacaatttgatGATGGCACAGAGTTTATG gaTGAAACAACTGGTAGTGAAACTGACATATTGAGTCGATTAAAAGTCGATGATATTGATGATGGAAATGTAGATACTGACTGTTATATTGATGAAGATGGATCAAAAGATGAATTTTGTGATGATCCATATGCACAAGGACCTGATGTTGACGAATATGAAGATGTAGATTTAGTTAAAGATGATTTTGTTTCACATTCTTCTACAATTTTTGACAAGTCGTTAATTGCTTCTCGTATGTTAAATGATCCTAAAG ATATCCACACAAGTACAGCTAGTGGTATTGATTTTGCTATATCTTCAGCACAAACAAATCAATGTCCATCTGAACAATCATTAACAACTGCAG accgTCTAGGCCGCCGACCATGTCCGTTGTGCCAAAAAGTGATCTCCAACAAGTCTAACTTATTAAAACATATGCGAATTAGACATAGTGACGAATACAATCCAGCTGGTTGCAGTGTGTGTGGTAAAGTGTTTAAGAACAAATACAGTTTACGTGCGCACATTAACATCTACCATAAGGAGCACTCGACTACTACCAATTCACCTAATCAAGGTGCATATCAAGTGTACAACAATAACGCTATTGGTCAACAGCAACAACACCAACAACATCAACAATCGGCTTCAGTACAGCCTGTCAACAATTCTACTGGTCCTTATCTGACTAGTTCATCCCCGGTTACTTGTTTTAACCAGTCTTCAAATGCCACTACAACCGGTGGCTACATTATACAGCAGCCTCCCACATCACCGTTCCTAAATAAAATCTCATTGGATCTCCCATCGCCATATCAGTTAACAAATCAGGCTACATCTGGGCCACCTTTATCACCACTTTAA
- the LOC132939050 gene encoding protein tramtrack, beta isoform-like isoform X3 encodes MAADHFCLKWNNYPLNMVTELDSLRTSEDLVDVTLSCDGQLFKAHKVVLSMCSTYFRNVFKDNPCRHPVVILKDINQDDVQALLNFVYQGTVYISEKKLESFLRTAELLQIRGLAGAASTINTDLESTRMSLERNAMPPLQQLSTNNNQDEKHDTSTSTEKSDSPKSPSEKVSAKRKKCLPVKLKKQFDDGTEFMDETTGSETDILSRLKVDDIDDGNVDTDCYIDEDGSKDEFCDDPYAQGPDVDEYEDVDLVKDDFVSHSSTIFDKSLIASRMLNDPKDIHTSTASGIDFAISSAQTNQCPSEQSLTTAGSHLAQCGDCPHCGQMYNNQSSLKYHVRLMHSDLTRRLCCYLCPSSFVYREAYKTHMRQEHNVRL; translated from the exons ATGGCTGCCGATCACTTCTGTTTGAAATGGAACAACTATCCTTTGAACATGGTCACCGAGTTGGACAGCCTTCGTACTAGTGAAGACCTGGTGGATGTAACTTTATCATGTGATGGACAGTTGTTCAAAGCTCATAAAGTTGTGTTGTCTATGTGCAGTACCTACTTTCGTAATGTGTTCAAG GATAATCCTTGTAGGCATCCAGTTGTAATCTTGAAAGATATAAACCAAGACGATGTTCAGGCATTGCTCAATTTTGTGTATCAAGGCACTGTTTACATATCAGAGAAAAAATTAGAATCGTTTCTACGGACTGCAGAATTACTACAGATAAGAGGTCTAGCTGGGGCAGCATCTACCATAAATACAGAtcta GAGTCAACCCGAATGAGTTTAGAGAGAAATGCTATGCCTCCACTACAGCAACTTTCTACCAATAACAATCAAGATGAAAAACATGATACATCAACTTCAACAGAAAAATCTGACTCTCCCAAATCTCCCAGTGAAAAAGTTTCTGCAAAACGAAAGAAGTGTCTTCCGgttaaattgaaaaaacaatttgatGATGGCACAGAGTTTATG gaTGAAACAACTGGTAGTGAAACTGACATATTGAGTCGATTAAAAGTCGATGATATTGATGATGGAAATGTAGATACTGACTGTTATATTGATGAAGATGGATCAAAAGATGAATTTTGTGATGATCCATATGCACAAGGACCTGATGTTGACGAATATGAAGATGTAGATTTAGTTAAAGATGATTTTGTTTCACATTCTTCTACAATTTTTGACAAGTCGTTAATTGCTTCTCGTATGTTAAATGATCCTAAAG ATATCCACACAAGTACAGCTAGTGGTATTGATTTTGCTATATCTTCAGCACAAACAAATCAATGTCCATCTGAACAATCATTAACAACTGCAG GATCCCACCTGGCCCAGTGTGGGGACTGCCCCCATTGTGGACAGATGTACAACAACCAGTCGTCGCTGAAGTATCATGTGCGTTTAATGCATTCAGACTTGACGCGCCGGCTGTGTTGTTACCTTTGCCCCAGCTCATTTGTGTATCGCGAGGCGTACAAAACGCACATGCGACAAGAGCACAATGTCAGATTGTGA
- the LOC132938575 gene encoding uncharacterized protein LOC132938575: protein MMDDTDFKNLDDYDSDDQEEDDTDAEYDNPPSPKTDCCSNKCLLTFDDEFKTRLKTDMSQLQNFEKKIYLFAMISINESKINATKIIKSSKYFQYTVKYYGVNQSVCKSAFVILHDTTPALVRTLCMKMAVGHITPVDGRGKHSNRLTVSDETKNAIKEHFFSILKSPDIFKCAKKNLGQPNISQLWISFKQEHGHVSRSTYTKYIQSLLTPEVVSNFMCANKAKQILQYINKKKSR, encoded by the exons ATGATGGACGACACAGATTTTAAGAATCTCGACGACTATGACTCTGACGATCAGGAAGAAGATGACACGGACGCGGAGTACGACAATCCGCCATCGCCCAAGACCGATTGCTGCTCAAACAAATGCTTGTTGACGTTTGACGACGAGTTTAAGACACGTTTGAAGACAGATATGTCACAGCTGCAaaattttgaaaagaaaatttatCTGTTCGCGATGATCTCTATCAACGAAAGCAAGATAAACGCCACTAAAATTATCAAGTCTTCAAAATACTTCCAATATACAGTCAAGTATTACGGAGTGAATCAATCTGTGTGTAAAAGCGCATTTGTTATTCTGCATGATACAACTCCAGCACTGGTACGAACATTGTGCATGAAGATGGCGGTGGGGCATATTACACCTGTTGACGGCCGTGGTAAACATAGCAATCGATTGACTGTATCTGACGAAACAAAAAATGCTATAAAAGAGCATTTCTTTAGCATCTTGAAGTCGCCTGAT atTTTCAAATGTGCCAAGAAAAATCTAGGCCAACCTAATATTTCTCAGCTGTGGATTAGTTTTAAACAGGAACACG GCCATGTATCCCGTTcaacatacacaaaatatattcaatcatTATTAACACCAGAAGTTGTATCAAACTTTATGTGTGCGAATAaagcaaaacaaattttacaatacataaataaaaaaaaatcacgttag